A genome region from Euphorbia lathyris chromosome 4, ddEupLath1.1, whole genome shotgun sequence includes the following:
- the LOC136226371 gene encoding GATA transcription factor 8 — MIGPANLVDEIDCGSFFDHIDDLLDFPTDDIEACLPGPDCTTAANNVNSFPSIWSTHSDSLACSDSVFSHNHSASDLSAELSVPYEDIVQLEWLSNFVEDSFSGGSLTMKKEESTSINKDLSNQFQTSSPVSVLESSSSCSGDPKAAPEMVASGRRGRARSKRPRPATFTPRPPMQLISPTSSITESRPQPFIIPRAHSDSENCAESRLLIKLPKQVVPEHKKKKKIKFTLPLGQSETKHTPAVTQQQGAVRKCMHCEITKTPQWRAGPMGPKTLCNACGVRYKSGRLFPEYRPAASPTFVPSLHSNSHKKVVEMRTKVCENLIMNATTTELRADSPELIPNNYSLSMEYM, encoded by the exons ATGATTGGACCAGCAAATTTGGTGGACGAGATAGACTGCGGCAGCTTCTTTGATCACATAGATGACCTCCTCGATTTCCCCACCGACGATATTGAAGCTTGTCTTCCCGGCCCAGACTGCACCACCGCCGCCAATAATGTTAACTCGTTTCCGAGTATATGGTCGACTCACTCTGACTCACTTGCGTGTTCTGACTCGGTTTTCTCTCATAATCATAGCGCCTCTGACCTCTCTGCTGAGTTGTCCGTTCCG TATGAAGATATAGTTCAGCTGGAATGGTTATCAAACTTTGTTGAGGATTCATTTTCTGGAGGAAGCTTGACAATGAAAAAAGAAGAATCAACCTCTATCAACAAGGACTTATCTAACCAATTTCAGACATCCAGTCCAGTTTCTGTCCTTGAAAGCAGCAGTTCCTGCTCCGGAGATCCGAAAGCTGCCCCCGAAATGGTTGCCTCAGGCAGGCGCGGACGTGCTCGTAGCAAACGTCCTCGTCCTGCCACATTCACTCCTCGCCCCCCAATGCAGCTCATCTCACCCACTTCCTCAATCACCGAGTCCCGCCCGCAGCCTTTCATTATCCCTAGAGCTCATTCGGATTCTGAAAACTGCGCAGAGTCCCGACTTTTGATCAAGTTACCGAAGCAGGTTGTTCCGGAgcacaagaagaagaagaaaataaagttcACATTACCATTAGGCCAATCAGAGACAAAACACACTCCAGCAGTGACCCAGCAACAAGGCGCAGTTAGGAAATGTATGCATTGTGAAATCACCAAAACACCACAATGGCGTGCAGGACCCATGGGGCCTAAAACCCTTTGCAACGCTTGTGGCGTACGTTACAAGTCAGGACGGCTTTTCCCCGAGTACCGCCCAGCTGCAAGTCCAACGTTCGTTCCTTCTCTGCACTCCAATTCGCATAAGAAAGTCGTTGAAATGAGAACCAAGGTCTGCGAGAATCTTATTATGAACGCAACAACCACAGAATTGAGGGCGGATTCACCGGAGTTGATTCCGAATAATTACAGCCTCTCAATGGAATACATGTGA